A stretch of the Crocinitomicaceae bacterium genome encodes the following:
- a CDS encoding T9SS type A sorting domain-containing protein, translating into MRKLLMFLLLLSLGNTVSATHLAGGHMEYECLGDGLYKVRLVFFRDCSGLEVHPNDGPTLWLESTTCGVACIDMGQMEHVSHENVNYGCGNTCLFGSYPGFQKWIFEKTIFLPFECPDWKASIYISARNTTEYAGSGNYFNYILINNQAGVCNNSPVFTDMSVWVGCLNTFSQFENSHTEADGDQLIFEITSPLNLDFPPNCNSAPITYDSGLNFGQPFPSTSPFTINSTTGVVNFTPILQGTSYFGIKVKEYRSGILVSETIRDGEIIVVSCTPADDVTFGFWNGSDSYSLSVSPYQDSCFVIPITADADIIDVSTLGLSPSNYNVASVGIGTENAHLSICPIWDSFGGFCDPIFAKITVMVTTELEACFANGGSGIKIYNLIINPVGYCPEYRFFTNRNPDTGILMPLYAKASNTIWVGDSMPPFGPSPSQWGEVIYSGDITLEAGVEIIIPNCSGGSGVTDCVILSGNQTLILKPSNCSPDCELIELEIDVKDTFNCHEESVRVSVLSGTPPYTFVWTDESDNILGYGNSINVHDYVSSQEWDSVFHYNLYVEDAVGMTANYSGLVHGTSRFYSPLWYNMYPFPVADFEDNKWYCYPELEIDTNAVYLYDGNFSVYYNYPMVLWDGINSTPPWYGATKIEFRVFDSYGSIQREKIVDLEETDDWSMDNYEFYWDGTTGNTGDPDDCLNSPLDVFNYTLLAENCQTIPHCETGMIIHFACYEGDWNDSVWVVKSAESSNYGGVIFNDGRTSLDPLSLDVKNSNWTQNIEIYPNPANNIVYLNGKSVEIDRIELYDMKGKLVLMSTITFINISDIAPGSYLVKIITSEGVTSKQLVVN; encoded by the coding sequence ATGAGAAAGCTATTGATGTTTTTACTTTTGCTGTCTCTTGGAAATACTGTTTCTGCTACACATTTAGCTGGTGGACATATGGAATATGAATGTCTCGGTGATGGTCTCTACAAGGTGCGACTAGTGTTCTTTCGTGATTGTTCAGGACTTGAAGTACATCCAAATGACGGCCCTACTTTGTGGCTGGAATCAACCACATGCGGCGTAGCTTGTATAGATATGGGTCAGATGGAACATGTGTCTCATGAAAATGTAAATTATGGATGTGGGAATACCTGCCTTTTTGGGTCATACCCTGGCTTTCAAAAATGGATTTTTGAGAAAACAATATTCTTGCCATTTGAATGCCCTGATTGGAAAGCATCAATTTATATTTCAGCCAGAAATACTACTGAATATGCAGGGTCTGGAAATTATTTCAACTACATTCTCATTAACAATCAAGCTGGAGTGTGCAATAACTCTCCAGTTTTCACCGACATGAGCGTATGGGTTGGTTGTTTAAATACGTTTAGCCAATTTGAAAACTCGCACACAGAGGCGGATGGAGATCAACTTATATTTGAAATTACTTCGCCTCTGAACTTAGATTTTCCACCTAATTGTAACTCTGCTCCAATAACATACGACAGTGGTCTAAATTTTGGTCAGCCATTTCCCTCTACATCTCCTTTTACAATCAATTCCACTACAGGTGTTGTAAATTTCACGCCAATTCTACAAGGCACATCGTATTTTGGCATCAAGGTGAAAGAATATCGAAGTGGTATACTTGTTAGTGAAACTATTAGAGACGGTGAGATTATTGTTGTTTCTTGCACACCTGCCGACGATGTTACCTTTGGTTTTTGGAATGGCTCGGACTCATACAGCTTAAGCGTATCTCCTTACCAAGATTCTTGTTTTGTAATTCCAATAACTGCAGATGCAGATATTATCGACGTCTCAACTCTCGGACTTTCGCCGAGTAACTATAATGTTGCTTCCGTAGGAATTGGAACGGAAAATGCTCACTTGTCAATTTGTCCAATTTGGGATAGTTTTGGTGGCTTTTGTGATCCAATTTTTGCTAAAATTACTGTCATGGTCACAACCGAATTGGAAGCATGTTTTGCCAACGGAGGTAGTGGAATCAAAATATATAATTTGATTATTAATCCTGTTGGATATTGTCCAGAGTATAGATTTTTTACTAATCGAAATCCTGACACAGGAATATTAATGCCTCTATACGCAAAAGCAAGCAACACTATTTGGGTTGGTGATAGTATGCCTCCTTTTGGCCCATCACCGAGTCAGTGGGGAGAGGTAATTTACTCTGGAGACATTACATTGGAGGCTGGAGTAGAAATTATTATTCCAAATTGTAGTGGTGGATCTGGAGTTACGGACTGCGTGATTCTCAGCGGAAATCAAACACTGATATTAAAGCCATCCAATTGCTCTCCCGATTGTGAACTTATTGAACTTGAGATTGACGTTAAAGATACGTTTAATTGCCACGAAGAGAGCGTTCGTGTAAGTGTTTTAAGTGGGACACCACCATACACTTTCGTATGGACTGATGAATCAGATAATATACTTGGTTATGGGAACTCAATAAATGTGCATGACTATGTTTCTTCACAAGAATGGGATTCAGTGTTTCATTACAATTTATATGTGGAGGATGCCGTTGGTATGACTGCAAATTATTCTGGATTAGTTCATGGCACATCCAGATTTTATTCTCCGCTTTGGTATAACATGTATCCTTTCCCGGTAGCAGATTTTGAGGATAATAAATGGTACTGTTATCCTGAACTGGAAATTGATACAAATGCAGTATATCTCTATGATGGAAATTTTTCGGTATATTATAATTATCCAATGGTTCTTTGGGATGGTATAAATTCCACCCCTCCATGGTATGGAGCAACTAAAATTGAGTTTAGAGTATTTGATAGTTATGGTAGTATTCAACGCGAAAAAATAGTTGATCTTGAAGAAACAGATGATTGGTCAATGGATAATTATGAATTTTACTGGGACGGTACTACTGGCAATACTGGAGACCCAGATGACTGCTTAAATTCACCCCTTGATGTATTTAATTATACCCTCTTAGCTGAAAATTGCCAAACTATTCCTCATTGTGAAACAGGAATGATTATACATTTTGCTTGCTATGAGGGTGATTGGAACGATTCAGTTTGGGTAGTTAAAAGTGCAGAATCAAGTAATTATGGCGGGGTCATTTTTAATGATGGTAGAACAAGTCTTGATCCTTTGTCTTTAGATGTAAAGAATTCAAATTGGACTCAAAATATAGAAATCTATCCTAATCCTGCAAACAACATAGTTTATCTCAATGGTAAAAGTGTAGAAATAGATCGAATAGAACTATATGACATGAAGGGAAAACTTGTTTTAATGTCAACGATTACTTTTATAAATATATCAGACATTGCACCAGGGAGCTATCTCGTTAAAATAATTACTTCTGAAGGGGTTACTTCCAAGCAACTAGTTGTAAATTGA
- the ric gene encoding iron-sulfur cluster repair di-iron protein has translation MLDIENKTVAELVTANYRTADVFKKNGIDFCCGGKISVREICSKKDIPFEKIKTELEAIEQGNDAQHDFTKWDLETLTDYIVDKHHAYVTENIPIISQYAEKVAKVHGHANPEVVQINYLFRIIADELNKHMCKEEQVLFPYIKNLALVEKENISFQLPHFGTVQNPINMMEHEHDVVGQYGFKIAEISNNYTPPEHACNTYRVLYHKLREFEEDLHQHIHLENNILFPRAVEIEKKYL, from the coding sequence ATGTTGGATATAGAAAACAAGACGGTAGCAGAATTGGTGACAGCAAATTACCGCACTGCGGATGTATTTAAAAAAAATGGCATTGATTTTTGCTGCGGAGGCAAAATTTCTGTGCGTGAGATTTGCTCTAAAAAAGACATTCCCTTTGAAAAAATAAAAACTGAATTAGAAGCCATTGAACAAGGTAACGATGCACAACACGATTTTACCAAATGGGATTTAGAAACACTCACTGATTATATTGTTGACAAACATCACGCTTACGTCACTGAAAATATTCCAATCATTAGTCAATACGCTGAAAAAGTAGCAAAAGTGCATGGTCACGCAAACCCTGAGGTGGTTCAAATTAATTATTTGTTCAGAATTATTGCTGACGAATTGAATAAACACATGTGTAAAGAAGAGCAGGTACTTTTTCCATACATCAAAAATTTGGCTTTGGTTGAGAAAGAAAATATTTCATTTCAGTTACCTCATTTTGGTACGGTGCAAAATCCAATCAATATGATGGAACATGAGCATGACGTAGTTGGTCAATACGGATTTAAAATTGCTGAAATTTCAAACAATTATACGCCACCTGAACATGCTTGTAATACATACAGAGTACTGTATCATAAGTTACGTGAATTTGAAGAAGATTTGCATCAGCATATTCATCTTGAAAACAATATTCTATTTCCACGTGCTGTTGAAATAGAGAAAAAATATCTGTAG
- a CDS encoding T9SS type A sorting domain-containing protein, with the protein MIQVFTIHFSDQRISAVTDDQIMPWINNMTEQPGFTFLENFMWNIGHMIQVSYDHDGPLKSSEQGDDHVSDSSDHMILDIFLSDTMDIKIYPNPVESILVIESQERWKWDNVIFQFVDANGRVVIQDQLDSQIETINLTDIEPGFYYVKIQSEDGVFVFPISKL; encoded by the coding sequence TTGATTCAGGTATTTACTATTCACTTTTCAGATCAAAGAATTAGCGCCGTAACGGATGATCAAATAATGCCCTGGATAAACAACATGACTGAACAACCGGGGTTTACCTTTTTAGAGAATTTTATGTGGAACATTGGGCACATGATACAAGTAAGTTATGATCATGATGGACCTTTGAAAAGTTCAGAACAGGGTGATGACCATGTAAGCGACTCAAGTGATCACATGATATTGGATATTTTTCTGTCGGATACTATGGACATTAAAATTTATCCCAATCCGGTGGAGTCAATTCTTGTTATTGAATCTCAGGAAAGATGGAAGTGGGATAATGTAATTTTTCAATTTGTTGATGCTAACGGTAGGGTAGTCATCCAAGATCAATTGGATAGCCAAATAGAAACAATAAATCTTACTGATATAGAGCCGGGATTTTACTATGTAAAAATCCAAAGTGAAGATGGTGTATTTGTTTTCCCTATTTCTAAATTATAG
- a CDS encoding thioredoxin family protein: MSNCAITTNNKTAKAYSYQEYYDLVDHFSNAEMTSGPDQTADRIGYTKLNFSRMKRLSKTLQVSEALKTTFARMNHPQCWTVITESWCGDGSQNVPVLAKIAEASEGKIKFQVIFRDDNPEVMDQYLTNGGRAIPKLFARDENGKDLFTWGPRPTGATAIMKSWKENPGELTKHDVEMKIQDWYNTNKGAELMDELNALILQSIS, translated from the coding sequence ATGAGCAACTGCGCTATCACAACAAACAATAAAACGGCTAAGGCATATAGTTATCAAGAGTATTATGATTTGGTTGATCATTTTTCAAATGCTGAAATGACATCCGGACCTGACCAAACTGCTGACCGCATTGGATACACCAAATTGAATTTTTCGCGCATGAAAAGACTCAGCAAAACACTTCAAGTAAGTGAAGCGTTGAAAACTACGTTTGCGCGCATGAATCATCCACAATGTTGGACAGTAATTACAGAATCATGGTGTGGTGATGGATCTCAAAACGTGCCGGTGCTGGCAAAAATAGCTGAAGCATCAGAAGGAAAAATAAAATTTCAGGTCATATTCCGTGACGACAATCCTGAAGTGATGGATCAATATCTCACCAACGGAGGTCGTGCAATTCCAAAACTTTTTGCCCGCGATGAAAACGGAAAAGATTTGTTCACATGGGGGCCGCGTCCTACCGGTGCAACCGCTATCATGAAAAGCTGGAAAGAAAATCCCGGAGAGTTAACAAAACACGACGTAGAAATGAAAATTCAAGATTGGTATAACACCAATAAAGGAGCCGAATTGATGGATGAACTCAACGCGCTTATTCTTCAGTCTATTTCTTAA